Proteins from a genomic interval of uncultured Methanocorpusculum sp.:
- a CDS encoding GDP-mannose 4,6-dehydratase: MGNLDARRDWGFSPEYVEAMWMMLQQDKPDDYVVSTGQTNSVKEFLEEAFSYAGLNWEDHVRIDPKYFRPTEVENLIGDASKAKKILGWRPKVTFGDLTRIMVDADFRAAGLESIGEGDAALGKLYPDKWWGAD; this comes from the coding sequence ATGGGCAATCTTGATGCACGCCGTGACTGGGGCTTCTCGCCAGAGTACGTCGAAGCGATGTGGATGATGCTTCAGCAAGACAAGCCGGATGATTATGTCGTAAGCACCGGACAGACCAATTCGGTAAAAGAGTTCCTTGAAGAGGCATTCAGTTATGCAGGCTTGAACTGGGAAGATCACGTTAGGATTGATCCCAAGTATTTCCGTCCGACCGAAGTGGAAAATCTTATCGGTGATGCTTCAAAGGCGAAGAAGATTCTTGGTTGGAGACCAAAAGTAACCTTTGGTGATCTTACAAGGATCATGGTCGATGCTGATTTCCGTGCAGCAGGGCTTGAGTCAATCGGCGAAGGAGATGCAGCACTTGGAAAGCTGTATCCAGATAAATGGTGGGGAGCAGACTGA